In the Methanoculleus taiwanensis genome, TCTTCGCCCGTTTTTCGACCTCGTTGTACATCTCGGCGCGTTTATTCTCCGGGATGCCGAGCATAGAGGCGATCTTGTTCTCGAGGAGGTAGCTGCTTCCCTTGCCCGTGAACGTGAACGAGTCGGTGACCGGATCCCAGACGAACGCCGCAAGGAACGAGAAACCCTGGGTCTCGGGATCGAACCCCACGAGCTCGTTGATGCTCAGCATCCGCCGCACCGTCCCTCCCCCGGGGAGTTTCACCGCGCTCTGGATGATCACGAGGTTTAAATTATCCACATAGGTCTTTGGAATAAGGATCGGGTCTCCGCAGAGACGCTGGATCAGTTTCTCGACCGACGCCGCGTGGAAGGTGCTCATCACCGGGTGGCCGGTCTGCATGGCCGAGAAGGCGACGCTCCCCTCGATACCACGGATCTCACCGACGAGGATCTGGTTCGGACGCTGACGGAGGGCGGCTTTTAAGAGATCGAACATCGTGACATCTGACCCCTCGCCTTCCCCCTTCCCTTTTCCTTTCGCGACCTCGCGGCTCCAGTTCTTGTGCGGCACCGTGAGCTCGGGGGTATCCTCGATCGTGACGATCTTATTCTCCGGCGAGAGGAACGTCGTCAGCGCGTTGAGCGACGTCGTCTTGCCGCTCGCGGTCTCCCCGCTCACGAACATCGACATGCCGTACTCGAGGCAGATCCAGAGGTAGCCGGCCATCATGTAGTCGCAGGCGCCGCTCTCGATCACCTGCAGGATGCTTAACGGCACCTCGTTGACCTTACGGATCGTGAAGTTGCTGCCGTGCTTGCTGATCTCGGTGCCGTAGACGATGTTGATACGCGACCCGTCCGGGAGCGTCGCATCGACGATCGGATTTCGGTAGGTGAGCGGCTTTTTAATCCGTTCTGCGAGCTTGATGACGAATTTGTCGAGTTCTCCCGAATCCTGGAAGCCGACGACCGACTTTAAGCCCTTGAAGATCTTATGCTCGATGAAGATTGGCCCGACGCCGTCGCAGGTGATATCCTCGATGTACTCGTCGCTGAGGAAGGGTTTGAGCGTCCCGAGTTCGATCTTGTCCCGCACCATGAGGTACTCGAGCGCCTTGTACTCCTGCTGCGTAAGGATGATCCGCCCGTCCGCCATCTGGGGTACCGCGGCCTGGTGCTTCTGGATCTTCCCCTTCGCACCGATATCGGAGTTGAGAAACTGCTTGATCCTGGCTTTCAGGTCTTTCGGCGTCCCTCCGGCAAGCCGTGACTCGTCGATCGCCTCGCCGGGCTGCTTGACGTAGATGACCTGGCTGATGAACTTCTTTAAGACCTCCGCCCGCGCCTTCTCGGTCACCGGTTCCTCCTCCATGGCGTCGATCATGTCGATCAACTTCTGCTCCACGTGGGGGAGGAAGTCCTTGACACTGTGGAGAAACGACGGCTCTATCGGAATGTACCAGTTCCGGACGTCGTTCGGGTCGGGGAAGATGTGGACGAAGGTCGTATCGTTGACCGGATAGATGATATTCGGGTTTTCCATCGACTTTAGGTCTCGCTTCAGCTCCGAGAGGAAGAGCGGGATCCCGACGGTGTTGACGGGGAGGATATGGAGGTACTCGAGGAGGTGCGGGCTGTCCTTGACGTACTCGCGGGCATTGGCCGGCAGCATCCGGTAGAGGGCGCAGGACTCGACGTTGTTGTAGCAGTCGTTTCCTTCGTCGATGAACTCCGGTTCGAAGGGGAGGGCAACCGATGCCGTGAGCGATGCCGTCATGGATCTACACCTTTGCGACGGAGACCGGGATGATCTTGATCCCGTATCCGGGGTGGACTTCGAAGCTGACGATGTTTCCGGTCGTCTTACGCGCTCCCCTGACTTTCACGACCTCGAGCATCATCACGTACTTGCCGCCGACGAGCGCCTTCTTCATGAAGAGGTGGGCGTCGCAGATCGACCGTATCCGGACGAGTGCGTCCTCGACGAAGGCGTAGGTATGCAGCGTGATCAGGATCGTCTTGCCGTGGTCGACGAGGTGCTTGCAGTTCGTGAAGAAGGTGAGCACCGTATCCTGCTGCGCGTACTCGGTGAAGAGCGTCAAGGAGTCGATGATGATCACTTCAGCGCGGCTCCGCTCGATGAACCCGATCATCCGCTCGAGGGTGCCCTGCATCTTCTCCTTCGTCCACTCGAACCCGACGACGTGCATCGGAAAGACCCGGAGGTAGCCCCAGGCGAAGTACTCGGAGATGTCGAGGCTCATCGACTCCATCTGCGAGAGGAAACTCTTGCTCGTATTCTCGGTCGAGAAGAGGTCGACGTTGAACCCCTGCTTGAGCGCCCCCCAGACGATCTGCTGGGTGAGCACGCTCTTGCCCGTATCGTTCTCGCCCTCGATCAGCGAGAGCGACTGGAGCGGGAGACCGTCGGCGATCTTCTTGTCGAGTTCGGAGTTCCCGGTCGAGAGGATGGTCTGCCCATGCATCTCGCCGTATCCATCGTCGCTGTCGTAACTGCTTGCGGGCATGTCGTTCACCTAGATATATGCGGAGTCATAGACGCCGTTCCCGGTCGTGACCTGCACCCAGGTCGGGTCGTCGCCGCTGTAGGGCACGGAGAGGTTCAGGACCTCCCCGGGATCAAGCTGGTTCGGGTGGATCTGATCGGGGCTGATGGCAACGACGGTCCAGTTCGTCCCGTAGGGGTTGTAGATCGGAGAGCCGCTGGTGACGAGGTAGACGTCCATATGGGCAAAACTCACGATCGGCTCGTTCCCGCTGTTCTCGACCTCGACATAGAGCACCTTTCCTGCTGCATCGAGGGACGTGGCAGCGACATCGATATTCGTCCGCATCCGCATCTCCTGCTGGATGGCAAGGTCGCCCTGCGCCATGACGACGAGCTCCGCCGTGCCGAGGGTGCCCCCGACGAGGATATACGCCGTGATGACCAGCAGGAGAATGCCGATCCCCGAAGCGACGAGCGATCCGACGCTCATGTCAATCACTTACCGTAAACTCGGTCGACCGCGAAAGACCCGTCATCAGGACGAACTGGAAGTAGGCAACACTGCCGGAGGCGTCCGGAAGATCGGTCGTCTGCCCCGTGATGTGGAGGGTCTCGCCGGCATCCCAGTAGCCGTTCGCACTGCTCTCCGCGATCGCGTACGTCCACTCCCCATCCGCCACCACACCGGCCGTATACGACAGCCGATCGAAATCACCGACCGCCCCGAGGAAGACGTCGCTATCCTCGAGGTCGGTCTCCGCGATCCGCTGCGTTCCGACGTTCTTGATCCAGATCTCGGCCTTCTCCGACGCAGCACTCGCGTAGGTCGTCACGATCTTCACGTCGACCCGCAGCCGCTCGTCCGCCTGGTGCGTCGAGGAGGCGATGGTGTCCGAGAGCGTGTAGATGACCGGGAAGATAGCGTTAATGAGTACGCCGGCCGAAATGATCGCGGCCATCAGGAACATTGCGGTGGTGAAGGTTTCGCTCGACATCCATCATATCCTGTCCAGCATCTCGAGCCATTCGTCACCAGTATACTTGTCTTTCGGCGTAACTTTTCCGTCCCGGCCCTTTTCGCCGGACTGCATCCGCTGGACCATCAATACCTCGATCATATCGCGGTCGAGCGAGGAGTCGCCGGGGTCGAGGATCCGGTTCAGGACGTAGAGCTCGGAGACGAACTCGTTCGGCCCGATCTCCTGGAGGTCACCGCGGGTGGGGGGTATCATCCGGATGATCTCTTTGATCTGATCGGCGGAGCCTTCCGCGATGTAGCCCATCGTCAGGTAGGCGTCGATCATCATCTCGAACCGCTCGTGCCCGAACTTCTTGCAGCTCTTGTGCGTCCAGTCGAAGAGCTGATGCACCTTCTGGAGTTTCAGCTTCTCGGGGGGCTTTGGCGCGCTCTCGGCGGGCGGGGCGAACTGCCCTGCGGGAAGGCCGAACGCTTCGGGGGGCGAAAGCACGGGCTCTTTCTGCATGCCGGCAAATCCGTTCGCGAGATCGAACCCGAGCGGCTCGTCCGCATCGTGCTCCTCGATCTCGTGCTCCTTCCACGCCTCCGGTTCGTCCTCTCTTCCGCCCTCCGGCAGCATCGGAGCGGATGGTATTCTGCTGAAAGCAGTATTTGAGAAGGGATTGTCGAGTTCGTTCATCCGTTCGCGGATATCGATGAGCAGGCGCTTTAAGGATGTCTTCATGAAGTCGAGCTCTTTCTCGAGGTTATCGAGCCGGACCTCAGGGTCCTCAGTCGACGCTCCGCTGAGGATCTTATCGATCTGTGCCTGGTCTACCCCCATGGTGAATGATTATATCAACGACATGGTTAATAAGGCTTTGCACTGCAGTTACGTGACGGGAGAGGGTTTTTGGGTAAAATGTGGGATCTAGAGAGGCAATTCGGGATACCTTGCTGTACGGTGAAAGGGTGGGAAGCAGATGCTACCCGGTGCAGATGGGCTGATTGCATCAGGTAGAGAATCAACCTGACAGTTCCGACACTGATTCTCTGCCAGGCGGAAATATTGTAGCAGGGGGCAAGACATATCGATCTTCTTCAAGCACCCCCCGAGGGATTATCTGCCGGTATAGGAGGAACGAAATGGAACGCGCCATCCCATGTCCGCTGCCGGAGCGCTACCCCTGCTATGAGCAAAGCACTTGGAATACGGCTCATCACATGAACGGGCTGCATGTGCGCTTGAAGGAGACCCAGCCGCGAACATCGCTGCCATCCACAAGGTCGCCAGAATAAACAGCATAGCCCCAGTCCGGATTGGTGAGGCATGGGAAAGAATAGCAGATCTCATAAGGCTGTGTGAAAAATAATGATCACTGTATATTCGAGTAGTTATACGCCACTTCCCTCTGCGGACCGTCACCGAGGTTCGGGAATTGATAACGAGACAAGCACAGCCGGCAATGCCTCCCGATTGCAATAGTCAGGTGTGAAAATAAGAGTATGAGCATACATTCAAACGGTGCAATGCTGGAACTGCTCCGGGAAGATCCTGCAATCTGGGATCTCTTCACCAGGAAAGAAGAGTACGCTCCCGGCCTCCGCGATGAGTTCGATCGTTTCCCATACTACCTGAGCTCGCACAGGAATATTTTCAAGCCTTGCGTCTCGGAGTATCTTCACGACCGCGGCTACCGGGTCGAGTACCCGGACGGGCAGCCCTTTGCCATCTGCCTGACCCACGATATTGATTCAATCTATCGGCCTTCCCTCTTCAAAGGATACGACGCTCTGCAATCCTTAAAGGTGGGAAATCTCCGGAAAGGCATCGACAGCATTTCGCAGATCCGATCAAAGAAACTCCCCTGGTGCAATTTTCAAGAGATCATGGCACTCGAGGAGCAGTACGACGCAACGTCCAGTTTCTACTTTCTCGCCCTCGCTCCCGGGGATAAGGATTACCGCTACGACATCAGGGATCTTGAAACGGATATCGGAACGATCGCCGATGCGGGCTGGGAGGTCGGCCTCCACGGCGGTCACCAGGCATACTGTGACCTGCAGCAGTTGCAAGCCGAGAAAAAGCGGCTGGAGAAAGTCCTCAACCGGCCCGTCATCGGCTACCGCAACCACTATCTCAGGTTCCGGGTTCCGGAGACCTGGAAGCACCTTGCCGAGGCAGGGTTCAGGTACGACACCACCTTGGGCTATCCCGACTGCGTCGGCTTTCGGAACGGGATGTGCCACCCCTTCAGGCCTTACGACCTCACCGCCGGACGTGAGATCGACATCATGGAGATCCCCCTAACGATCATGGACACCACGCTCGACCGATACATGCGCCTTGATCCCGGGAGAGCGTGGGAGGTTACCCGCTGCCTTATCGACGCAACCGAGCGTTGCGGAGGCGTCGCCACCATCCTCTGGCATAACACCTTCATGGGAGGAGAGCGGTTGAAGTTGTATGAGAAGGCGCTGCGGTACTGTGGGGAGAAGGGCGCATGGATGACGAGTGGGGTAGAAATTCAGGCCTCAATAGGAGAGCGGCAACTACTCTGACTTCATTGCAGATCGGATAGTGCTGAGCAAGTAGGATTTCCCTAAGGAGGAGAGTACATAGAGTGCTACAGAGGGATCATCTTTAGAGAACTCAGCGAAGATTCTCTTTTTCCCTTTCAAATCCTTTAACCAAAGGGAGATACCCCTATGGTAATCGGGATACCCATTCTTGCGGTATAAATACATGCAATTACTGAAATCCTCCAGAACTTTAAGATACACCACTTCGCCATCTTCGATGGGACTTTCGGTGTACTGTATCGCTTCAGCTCCCGTAAGATCAGCATAGGCAATCCATGGAAGGCTTACGCCGCATGCCGGCGTAATCCCGATCCACGACCAACTCCTGGGATTTATTTCGATCAACCAGAACTTTCCCGTCGAAAGATCTTTTTTGAATTCGAATTCAGCAATCCCAGTGTAACCCAGATCGCGCACCATTTCCTTGACACATACGATAATCTCATCGGGCACTCTCTCCCCCTGGCCTACCACACAATTCCCAATATCTGGAGGATACCCTCTCACCTTCCTTCCGGTAAAGAGACCAAGAACTTCGTGCTGCCTGTTGGCATAGATGCCCACGGTGTACATCCGATCTGCCATCCCAGGTATATATTCCTGAAAGAGGAAGTAGTCCAAATAACTGGCATGGCGAGTGATAAATTGATGAAATTCGGAGGTATCGTGGATCACGGTCATCCTGTGGGAATCTAGAAGTCGACAAATATCCGGATGATCTGCACAGAGGTTTGATGAGCGGCGAGCAATGGGTTTCGCGATTAGAGGAAAAATATTCCCATCCGCATTGAGGACCTCTTCAAAGGAGTAGAGACGTGGCACCAGATAGCCCCGCTTCATAGCCCATCGATAGAAGCGATCCTTGCTAATGAGAAGGTCAACAACCGACCCATCCGCAACACAGGGGATGTACCATCGCTCTAACTCCGACTTATGCTTGGCGATGGCGGCAGCCCATTGGTCATTGGTGGGAAAAAGGACGGGCTTATGGTCGAAGTCACACCCCCTCTCGATCAAAAAATGTATGAATGCCTCTTCATCACAAAGTGGATCAGGGCATGGCCAGTACTGCGCGTACCTTGAGGCGGTGCCTACGCTCCGGAACGTATCAAGGGCATAAACAGGAACATCATGCCGGCCAAGTTCCTGAATGATGCTCAGACCATTATAATGGCAATTGAAAATAAGAGCGGGAGGCATCATAGCGGATTGAGAACTCCTAGAATACTTGCACAGGAAGCATTACTGATTTTTGTTTTCATCGTGTATTTTTGCTGTATTAGGCTCTGTAGAACTGCCCTTACACTGTGATAGGGAATACTACCCCAAAACAATAGAGAGGAATGTGCAAAGCCCCTTAGGTGAGGTGAATTCTCCATCCCCTTCCAGATCGCATATCCTGTTTTGGATGAGTAACTATAGCCTTCAAGTAAGGACATCTACGAGGCTTTTTTAACTAACGTTATAAATACCGTGTTGACCCTTTCGGTTCTTAAGTTATCTCTTTCTTGCCTGGCCTTACTAATCTTTGCATAAGCCTGCTCTTTGACAAAAGAGAGAGAATAAAGCCTATTTAATCTAAAGAATGCTATTATTTTGCTAACAAAGAGATTATACAGGGGCACAGATCTAAAGATTTGAATAAGATCCATATTCTGTTGTTCTGCAACATTTCTCCAATAATCTGGATTTCGGTAGTAGCAATATGCCTCCTTTACATATGATGATTTTATCTTTCTTATTTCACCTGGAACAATGAAATCTCTGATAATCACAATACCTCCAGGCTGCAAGTGAGAACAGAGCTTAGCCATAAAATGAGAAATCATTTCATCGTTATACAGGTACAAGACCCCACTGACTACCGTGACATCGACCATTTCTGGGGGGGTGAAAGACTCAAAACTTGCGTTGGAAACATTAATCTCGGGAATATCTTTGCACCTATCTTTAAGCTTTGTGTACAGTCGAGGCGCTGGCTCAATAGCATAAACAGATTTCAAGTGCCGTGCAAGAACTACACTAAACCTACCCAGCCCCGCACCAACATCTAATCCAATATGTGTATCATTTTTACGATTATATTGACAATATTCGACTAAAATATCAGATAATAATCTAGATTCAATAAAATTTTCAAAGGAGGCAATATATTTATTTTTTAGGGACGTTGAACTTTCTAAAGAGCATAACCCTTTGGCGTCCCAATAATTTACAATGCTTTTTAATAACTCTTGACTACCGCTCTTTTGGGCGTCAGAGATTTGTGTATCGCTAATTTTAGTCATCTTGCCATCTCAGAATATGTAATATTCTAGTCGAAATTCCAAACACGACTGCACTGTTGGAAATTTATTTTGTTACGACAACTCATGGCCCATATTATAGTCCCTTCTTCAATACAGGTTCATAACGCTTAGGTTCCAAGCCAATAAACTTCCTTATTTCGTTTAGAGATGTATAGAATAAGTATTCCCAATAAGTACAGCGTAGGTAAAAAGGGCTTTGCGGATTTTCGAGATACATGTCATTCCTTCCTGCAATTTCAAGTGCCTGTACGATTACTTCTCCAGTGATGGCTGCCCTTTTATCATTTAATGTTTTTGGAGTCTCATTCGGCTCCAGAATCACTCTTTTTTGAGCTAATATCTTTCCTGAATCAAAAGTATCCTTAAGTACATGAACCGTAACACCACTATACTTTTCTTCATTTATTAGAGGAGCAAATGTAACGTTCCCTCCCCGATATTCTGGTAGATAACTTGAGTGACAGTTCAAGCCTTCAACTCTAGCTAATTGTATAACTTCATTCGGGATTTTAAACATCCA is a window encoding:
- a CDS encoding type II/IV secretion system ATPase subunit; this translates as MTASLTASVALPFEPEFIDEGNDCYNNVESCALYRMLPANAREYVKDSPHLLEYLHILPVNTVGIPLFLSELKRDLKSMENPNIIYPVNDTTFVHIFPDPNDVRNWYIPIEPSFLHSVKDFLPHVEQKLIDMIDAMEEEPVTEKARAEVLKKFISQVIYVKQPGEAIDESRLAGGTPKDLKARIKQFLNSDIGAKGKIQKHQAAVPQMADGRIILTQQEYKALEYLMVRDKIELGTLKPFLSDEYIEDITCDGVGPIFIEHKIFKGLKSVVGFQDSGELDKFVIKLAERIKKPLTYRNPIVDATLPDGSRINIVYGTEISKHGSNFTIRKVNEVPLSILQVIESGACDYMMAGYLWICLEYGMSMFVSGETASGKTTSLNALTTFLSPENKIVTIEDTPELTVPHKNWSREVAKGKGKGEGEGSDVTMFDLLKAALRQRPNQILVGEIRGIEGSVAFSAMQTGHPVMSTFHAASVEKLIQRLCGDPILIPKTYVDNLNLVIIQSAVKLPGGGTVRRMLSINELVGFDPETQGFSFLAAFVWDPVTDSFTFTGKGSSYLLENKIASMLGIPENKRAEMYNEVEKRAKILERLHKAGYTQFWDLFHMTTKIKKQGLLTIEV
- a CDS encoding ATPase domain-containing protein: MPASSYDSDDGYGEMHGQTILSTGNSELDKKIADGLPLQSLSLIEGENDTGKSVLTQQIVWGALKQGFNVDLFSTENTSKSFLSQMESMSLDISEYFAWGYLRVFPMHVVGFEWTKEKMQGTLERMIGFIERSRAEVIIIDSLTLFTEYAQQDTVLTFFTNCKHLVDHGKTILITLHTYAFVEDALVRIRSICDAHLFMKKALVGGKYVMMLEVVKVRGARKTTGNIVSFEVHPGYGIKIIPVSVAKV
- a CDS encoding flagellar protein FlaF; amino-acid sequence: MSVGSLVASGIGILLLVITAYILVGGTLGTAELVVMAQGDLAIQQEMRMRTNIDVAATSLDAAGKVLYVEVENSGNEPIVSFAHMDVYLVTSGSPIYNPYGTNWTVVAISPDQIHPNQLDPGEVLNLSVPYSGDDPTWVQVTTGNGVYDSAYI
- a CDS encoding flagellin yields the protein MSSETFTTAMFLMAAIISAGVLINAIFPVIYTLSDTIASSTHQADERLRVDVKIVTTYASAASEKAEIWIKNVGTQRIAETDLEDSDVFLGAVGDFDRLSYTAGVVADGEWTYAIAESSANGYWDAGETLHITGQTTDLPDASGSVAYFQFVLMTGLSRSTEFTVSD
- a CDS encoding polysaccharide deacetylase family protein — protein: MSIHSNGAMLELLREDPAIWDLFTRKEEYAPGLRDEFDRFPYYLSSHRNIFKPCVSEYLHDRGYRVEYPDGQPFAICLTHDIDSIYRPSLFKGYDALQSLKVGNLRKGIDSISQIRSKKLPWCNFQEIMALEEQYDATSSFYFLALAPGDKDYRYDIRDLETDIGTIADAGWEVGLHGGHQAYCDLQQLQAEKKRLEKVLNRPVIGYRNHYLRFRVPETWKHLAEAGFRYDTTLGYPDCVGFRNGMCHPFRPYDLTAGREIDIMEIPLTIMDTTLDRYMRLDPGRAWEVTRCLIDATERCGGVATILWHNTFMGGERLKLYEKALRYCGEKGAWMTSGVEIQASIGERQLL
- a CDS encoding carboxylate--amine ligase — translated: MMPPALIFNCHYNGLSIIQELGRHDVPVYALDTFRSVGTASRYAQYWPCPDPLCDEEAFIHFLIERGCDFDHKPVLFPTNDQWAAAIAKHKSELERWYIPCVADGSVVDLLISKDRFYRWAMKRGYLVPRLYSFEEVLNADGNIFPLIAKPIARRSSNLCADHPDICRLLDSHRMTVIHDTSEFHQFITRHASYLDYFLFQEYIPGMADRMYTVGIYANRQHEVLGLFTGRKVRGYPPDIGNCVVGQGERVPDEIIVCVKEMVRDLGYTGIAEFEFKKDLSTGKFWLIEINPRSWSWIGITPACGVSLPWIAYADLTGAEAIQYTESPIEDGEVVYLKVLEDFSNCMYLYRKNGYPDYHRGISLWLKDLKGKKRIFAEFSKDDPSVALYVLSSLGKSYLLSTIRSAMKSE
- a CDS encoding class I SAM-dependent methyltransferase — protein: MTKISDTQISDAQKSGSQELLKSIVNYWDAKGLCSLESSTSLKNKYIASFENFIESRLLSDILVEYCQYNRKNDTHIGLDVGAGLGRFSVVLARHLKSVYAIEPAPRLYTKLKDRCKDIPEINVSNASFESFTPPEMVDVTVVSGVLYLYNDEMISHFMAKLCSHLQPGGIVIIRDFIVPGEIRKIKSSYVKEAYCYYRNPDYWRNVAEQQNMDLIQIFRSVPLYNLFVSKIIAFFRLNRLYSLSFVKEQAYAKISKARQERDNLRTERVNTVFITLVKKAS
- a CDS encoding formyltransferase family protein — protein: MKLRIAYLGTENNLKTCLGLDAISKTSHEIVIAIGYIPVPQSNGLIDKLKCDFIGLIRFSVKLFGIERKKMNRRYASMQELADVYGFPLILTSEKNILHHLPQLKMYDFDILLSNGWMFKIPNEVIQLARVEGLNCHSSYLPEYRGGNVTFAPLINEEKYSGVTVHVLKDTFDSGKILAQKRVILEPNETPKTLNDKRAAITGEVIVQALEIAGRNDMYLENPQSPFYLRCTYWEYLFYTSLNEIRKFIGLEPKRYEPVLKKGL